In a single window of the Thermodesulfobacteriota bacterium genome:
- a CDS encoding sigma 54-interacting transcriptional regulator, with amino-acid sequence MDGSEEHLRRMIDRIPALAWSCLPDGSTEYLNRKWLEYTGLSLKEALGWGWKAAIHPEDLEPLMAKWYSHLRSEEGGEAEARLRRFDGEYRWFLFRAEPARDERGAVTRWYGTNSDIEERKQAEQRLRNEILALREEIERASMFEEIVGSSEPLRAVLRQAAGLSQVDTPVLILGEPGTGKELVARAIHRQSGRAERAFLRVDCAALSPSLVVSELFGHEKDAFEGALQRRMGRFEAADGGTIYLDDVGSLPMEAQCALSKALRERAIERLGGNRPIPVDVRVLAATKCDLAPAVAEGGFRPDLLAILGASSLRIPPLRERPDDIQQLVEYFADRYSKAAGKEIRIVGGEVLALFQAHDWPGNVRELRNVVERAVILCDGNAFTVSETWLKGESPRRFGEQATLSETLSGQEREMIEAMLAECRGRISGPSGAATRLGIPRQTLESKIRRLEINKYRFKI; translated from the coding sequence ATGGATGGATCGGAAGAGCATCTCCGCAGGATGATCGACCGGATTCCCGCTCTGGCATGGTCCTGTCTGCCGGACGGGTCCACCGAATACCTCAATCGAAAATGGCTTGAGTACACCGGTCTCTCTCTGAAGGAGGCACTCGGCTGGGGGTGGAAGGCCGCGATCCACCCCGAAGACCTGGAACCGCTCATGGCCAAGTGGTATTCCCATCTCCGATCGGAAGAGGGAGGGGAGGCGGAGGCGCGCCTGCGGCGCTTCGACGGCGAATACCGCTGGTTCCTTTTCCGGGCGGAGCCGGCCCGCGACGAGCGGGGAGCCGTGACCCGATGGTACGGCACGAATTCCGACATCGAGGAGCGGAAGCAGGCCGAGCAACGCCTCCGGAACGAAATCCTGGCGTTGCGGGAGGAGATCGAGCGCGCGTCGATGTTCGAGGAGATCGTCGGGTCGTCGGAGCCGTTGCGCGCCGTGCTGCGGCAGGCCGCCGGCCTGTCGCAGGTCGATACCCCCGTGCTGATCCTCGGGGAGCCCGGGACGGGGAAGGAGCTTGTCGCGCGCGCCATCCATCGGCAATCCGGGCGCGCGGAGCGGGCGTTTCTCCGCGTGGACTGCGCGGCGCTTTCGCCGTCCCTGGTCGTCTCCGAGCTGTTCGGGCACGAAAAGGACGCTTTCGAGGGAGCGCTGCAGCGGCGGATGGGCCGTTTCGAGGCGGCCGATGGAGGCACGATCTATCTCGATGACGTCGGCAGCCTTCCGATGGAGGCGCAATGCGCGCTGTCGAAGGCGCTGCGGGAGCGGGCGATCGAGCGGCTGGGGGGCAACCGGCCGATCCCGGTGGACGTCCGCGTGCTGGCGGCCACGAAATGCGATCTGGCGCCGGCGGTCGCGGAAGGAGGATTCCGCCCGGACCTCCTCGCCATTCTGGGCGCGTCTTCTCTCCGGATCCCGCCCTTGCGGGAACGGCCGGACGACATCCAGCAGCTCGTGGAGTATTTCGCAGACCGGTATTCGAAGGCGGCCGGGAAGGAGATCCGCATCGTCGGCGGAGAGGTGTTGGCGCTTTTCCAGGCGCACGACTGGCCGGGCAATGTACGGGAGCTGCGGAACGTGGTCGAGAGGGCGGTGATCCTGTGCGATGGGAACGCCTTCACCGTGAGTGAAACATGGCTGAAGGGGGAATCGCCTCGACGGTTCGGGGAGCAGGCGACGCTGTCCGAAACGCTGTCCGGACAGGAACGGGAGATGATCGAGGCCATGCTGGCGGAATGCCGGGGGCGCATCTCCGGCCCGTCCGGGGCGGCGACCAGGCTCGGAATCCCCCGCCAGACGCTGGAGTCGAAGATCCGGAGGCTGGAAATCAACAAGTATCGGTTCAAGATCTGA